The following proteins are encoded in a genomic region of Deinococcus arcticus:
- a CDS encoding DUF2231 domain-containing protein gives MLKPHSPPAHAAEDLLSNHGALEVTAERLQTLLRHAEDHLPPALLDALHGEGLGHPLHPILIHLPLGGWLIAAALDHLPARTPGGNEAAADLALALGTAGAVGAIATGWADWSNTRGEARRTGLIHGLVNEVAFTLNVASLLARRKGKRGLGKALSGAGLLLAGAGGFLGGELVYRHGLGVGRTMAHRQG, from the coding sequence ATGCTCAAGCCCCACAGCCCGCCCGCCCACGCCGCCGAGGACCTGCTGAGCAACCACGGCGCCCTGGAAGTGACCGCCGAGCGCCTGCAAACCCTGCTGCGCCACGCCGAGGACCACCTGCCCCCCGCGCTGCTGGACGCGCTGCACGGCGAGGGGCTGGGCCATCCGCTGCACCCCATCCTGATTCACCTGCCGCTGGGCGGCTGGCTGATCGCGGCGGCGCTGGACCACCTGCCGGCCAGAACGCCCGGGGGCAACGAGGCCGCCGCCGACCTGGCGCTGGCGCTGGGCACCGCCGGCGCAGTGGGGGCGATTGCCACTGGTTGGGCCGACTGGTCGAACACCCGGGGCGAGGCCCGGCGCACCGGCTTGATCCACGGTCTGGTCAACGAGGTCGCCTTTACCCTGAACGTGGCGTCCCTGCTGGCGCGCCGCAAGGGCAAACGTGGGCTGGGCAAGGCGCTGTCAGGGGCCGGGCTGCTGCTGGCGGGTGCGGGCGGCTTTCTGGGCGGCGAGCTGGTCTACCGCCACGGCCTGGGCGTGGGCCGGACGATGGCCCACCGCCAGGGCTAG
- a CDS encoding PaaI family thioesterase translates to MTLHPDLQLPTAHELDTLSPEDLAGRMNALSGTLGARLGIKFTQVGRERVVARMPVEGNRQPAGRLHGGANLALAEELASVGSWMNLDPQRQVAVGVDLSGTHVRGVTGGWVTGEGTLAYRGRTVMVWAIEIRDERGRVTSMARCTCNVIAVGA, encoded by the coding sequence ATGACGCTGCACCCCGACCTTCAGCTGCCCACCGCCCACGAACTCGACACCCTGAGCCCGGAGGACCTGGCCGGGCGCATGAACGCCCTGTCCGGCACCCTGGGCGCGCGGCTGGGCATCAAGTTCACGCAGGTGGGCCGCGAGCGGGTGGTGGCCCGCATGCCCGTAGAAGGCAACCGCCAGCCCGCCGGGCGCCTGCACGGCGGCGCGAACCTCGCCCTAGCCGAGGAACTGGCCAGCGTGGGCTCGTGGATGAACCTGGACCCCCAGCGGCAGGTGGCGGTGGGCGTGGACCTCAGCGGCACCCATGTGCGCGGCGTCACTGGCGGGTGGGTGACCGGTGAAGGCACCCTGGCCTACCGGGGCCGCACGGTGATGGTCTGGGCCATTGAGATCAGGGATGAGCGTGGCCGCGTGACCAGCATGGCCCGCTGCACCTGCAACGTGATTGCGGTGGGGGCGTAA
- the csaB gene encoding polysaccharide pyruvyl transferase CsaB, translated as MKVTVSGYYGFGNTGDEAIALAITRELRKYGATPLLLSNTPAETAELYGCESEPRMQPGAVLRALRGSQVLLSGGGGLLQDKTSGRTLAYYLAIIRLGTLLRKRVVVFNQSVGPLSPRGGRQVAAALRGVTVIVRDRGSVDTLAALGVRAQLGGDPALLLSPTPGVTRDPMRVVVAPRGDVTDATARLREVVARLKAGGRHVTALSFMPDHDDEAAHSLGADEVLSTRDPQVALDAIAGSGFVVGVRLHAVILAAASQTPFSGIAYDPKVQGFCLDAGAASHPVTLNADKVADQALRRVLPDWNAVEDMRLRAAHSFGWALGK; from the coding sequence GTGAAGGTCACGGTGAGTGGCTACTACGGCTTCGGCAACACCGGCGACGAGGCCATTGCCCTGGCGATCACGCGCGAACTGCGCAAGTACGGCGCCACTCCCCTGCTGCTCTCGAACACCCCGGCGGAAACGGCGGAACTCTATGGCTGCGAAAGCGAGCCGCGCATGCAGCCCGGCGCGGTGCTGCGGGCGCTGCGCGGCTCACAGGTCCTGCTCTCGGGCGGCGGCGGCCTGCTGCAGGACAAGACGAGCGGGCGCACCCTGGCCTACTACCTGGCGATCATTCGCCTGGGCACGTTGCTGCGGAAGCGTGTGGTGGTGTTTAACCAGAGCGTGGGCCCCCTGAGCCCCCGGGGTGGGCGGCAGGTGGCGGCAGCCCTGCGCGGCGTGACCGTGATTGTGCGTGACCGGGGCAGTGTGGACACCCTGGCGGCGCTGGGCGTGCGGGCACAGCTGGGCGGCGACCCCGCGCTGCTGCTTTCACCCACCCCCGGCGTGACCCGCGATCCCATGCGGGTGGTGGTGGCCCCACGCGGCGACGTGACCGACGCCACGGCGCGCCTGCGCGAGGTGGTGGCCCGCCTGAAGGCCGGGGGCCGCCATGTGACCGCCCTGAGCTTCATGCCTGACCACGACGACGAAGCCGCCCACAGCCTGGGTGCCGACGAGGTGCTGAGCACCCGTGACCCCCAGGTGGCCCTGGACGCCATTGCCGGCAGCGGCTTCGTGGTCGGCGTGCGCCTGCACGCGGTAATTCTGGCCGCAGCCAGCCAGACCCCCTTTTCCGGCATTGCCTACGACCCCAAGGTGCAGGGCTTCTGCCTGGATGCCGGGGCCGCCAGTCACCCTGTGACCCTGAACGCCGACAAGGTGGCCGATCAGGCCCTGCGCCGGGTATTGCCCGACTGGAACGCCGTGGAGGACATGCGCCTGCGCGCGGCGCACAGTTTTGGCTGGGCACTGGGTAAATAG